The genomic interval GCTGGCATTCCAGGTCGACGGCTTCTGCAGCACCCCGTACCCGCCACTCCTCGGTTTGTCGCTGGCGCAATGGGCGCTTGTGGCGTTCGTGCTCACCGCCATCCTGGTGCCGCTCGGGATCTACCGCAACCGACGCCAGGCTTAGACAAAAGTCCCGAATCGCATAGGGTCTTTTACAGCGCATGTGAAGAGGGAAAAGTCGCTCACCGCTTGATCCAGATCAATCACAAAGCCTTGTAGAATGCGGCTTTGAGGCCTGGCAAGCGGGGTGCGACAAACTGTCGCGAAGTTGAATTATCGAGCAGCATTGTTGCACATTCTGTAAAAGACTGTTGCTCAATAAGTCATAGTCAAGGGTTGGCGACCTCACTACAATCGCCCCCAATTTCCGTTCGGCACTGCTTGCGAGTCGCAGGATTGAAGGAAGCCCCAGCGCTCCTTTTTGCTGACTTCGTCAAGTTTCGCCCAACGGCGATACCGGGCGGACCCCCCTCCGCGTTTTCCCGCACCAAATGGACTTGGTCTGAAGTACAGGCCTGTTGCCTACGAAACCATAAGCACCGCTAACAACGCTTGAAGCCAAGGTCCTGCAGTCGGACCCCAGGCAGGAGCGAGTACGGGCGCAAAATGCCTCACTTGGCAGGACGAAGTGTTGGCTACCAAAACACAAATTGCATTGAAGCAAGCTGATCTAGAGGTCGTGAGATGAGTAAAAAGCGTTACCCCAGACTGTTTGGCATATTGCCCTTTTTAGGCATGCTTTTACTCAGTGGGTGCAACTGGACCCTGCTCGACCCGAAGGGACAGGTCGGCATTGAGCAAAAGAACCTGATCCTGATCGCTACCGGCCTGATGCTGCTGGTGGTTATCCCTGTGATCATCATGACCTTGGCGTTCGCCTGGAAGTACCGTGCTTCCAACAAGGCAGCCACCTACACCCCTGACTGGTCGCACTCGACCAAGATCGAGGCCGCGGTGTGGATCATCCCGATCCTGATCATCATCGCCCTGGGTTACGTCACTTACCACTCCACCCACAAGCTGGACCCGTACCGTCCGCTGGACTCGGACGTGAAGCCGATCCAGATCGACGTTGTCGCACTGGACTGGAAGTGGCTGTTCATCTACCCGGAACAGGGCATTGCCACGGTCAACAAGATCGTCTTCCCGGCTAACACCCCGGTCAACTTCCGCGTCACTTCCGACGCCGTGATGAACTCGTTCTTCATCCCGGGCCTGGGCGGCCAGATCTACGCCATGGCCGGCATGACCACCAAGCTGCACCTGATCGCCAACGAAAACGGTGTGTTTGACGGTATCAGCGCCAACTACAGCGGTGCTGGCTTCACCGGCATGAAATTCAAGGCTACTGCCACCTCTCAGGAAGACTTCGACAAGTGGGTCGCTGAAGTCAAGCAGTCGCCGAAGAAGCTGGACAAGGCTGAATACGACGCCTTGGCCAAACCAAGCGAAAACAACCCGGTCGCGCTGTATAGCGAGGCTTCGCCAGAGCAGTTCCAGCTGATCGTCGACAAGTACGAAGGCATGAACCGCGGTCGTAGCCACGAAGAAGCAGGCAGCAAAGATCTGGCCACAACCAAGGGTGTGGAATCGAGTATGCAACCAGCTGCCGGTGCAGAGGAGTAAGAGATGTTCGGTAAATTAAGCCTGGAGGCGATACCCTATCACGAGCCGATAGTCATGGTGACGCTTGCCATGATCGCGCTCGGCGGTATCGCTGTCGTCGGTCTTATCACCTATTTCCGCAAGTGGACCTACTTGTGGAGCGAGTGGCTGACTACTGTCGACCACAAAAAGATCGGCGTGATGTACATCATCGTCGCGATGGTCATGCTGCTGCGCGGCTTTGCCGACGCCATCATGATGCGTACCCAGCTGGCTGCCGCTACCGGTGGCTCCGAAGGCTACCTGCCGCCTGAACACTATGACCAGATCTTCACCGCTCACGGTGTGATCATGATCATCTTCATGGCGATGCCGTTCTTCACCGGCCTGATGAACCTGGCGGTTCCTCTGCAGATCGGTGCACGTGACGTTGCCTTCCCGTTCCTGAACTCCCTGAGCTTCTACCTGCTGCTGGCAGGCGTGCTGCT from Pseudomonas fortuita carries:
- the cyoA gene encoding ubiquinol oxidase subunit II; amino-acid sequence: MSKKRYPRLFGILPFLGMLLLSGCNWTLLDPKGQVGIEQKNLILIATGLMLLVVIPVIIMTLAFAWKYRASNKAATYTPDWSHSTKIEAAVWIIPILIIIALGYVTYHSTHKLDPYRPLDSDVKPIQIDVVALDWKWLFIYPEQGIATVNKIVFPANTPVNFRVTSDAVMNSFFIPGLGGQIYAMAGMTTKLHLIANENGVFDGISANYSGAGFTGMKFKATATSQEDFDKWVAEVKQSPKKLDKAEYDALAKPSENNPVALYSEASPEQFQLIVDKYEGMNRGRSHEEAGSKDLATTKGVESSMQPAAGAEE